In one Flammeovirga yaeyamensis genomic region, the following are encoded:
- a CDS encoding helix-turn-helix transcriptional regulator, with protein MRNIELSFIDSKRNILDELHKAFPNGSISDLGFHYESNNELFNYEIIKFFGDIHIVLFEGKLTVDTNVTIKPNAMKSVVLRFILESDITHGENDTAIGEGKENGATLFNTYTEQNIQLKKNTKIKWLAVHIPIEAWLEFAESKWDKLEEIIVNQSPWILFESMTPTFSKLIKDIFSYQKLEVGKKGLISAKAIELSTYFFVQLYKRHDDKEKFGIPDVELSKLFAIRELLSKNLDTPPDIDMLSKTFAMSPTKLRANFKKVFGMPPYQYLLAERLNESYRLLESSDRSLTDIALSLGFNDQSHFTKSFKKNFDCLPSAIRN; from the coding sequence ATGAGAAATATTGAACTCAGTTTTATTGATTCTAAGCGTAATATTTTAGATGAATTACACAAAGCTTTTCCTAATGGTAGTATATCCGATTTAGGCTTCCATTATGAATCAAATAACGAGTTATTTAACTACGAAATCATAAAGTTTTTTGGTGATATTCATATTGTCCTATTTGAGGGTAAATTAACTGTGGATACCAATGTGACAATTAAGCCTAATGCGATGAAATCAGTAGTTCTTCGTTTCATTTTAGAATCTGATATCACCCACGGTGAAAATGATACCGCGATCGGAGAAGGAAAAGAAAATGGTGCAACGCTATTTAATACCTATACAGAGCAAAATATCCAACTAAAAAAGAATACAAAAATTAAATGGTTGGCCGTTCATATTCCTATAGAAGCATGGTTGGAATTTGCAGAATCTAAATGGGATAAATTAGAAGAAATTATCGTTAACCAATCACCTTGGATTTTATTTGAAAGTATGACACCCACTTTCTCTAAATTAATCAAAGATATATTTTCTTATCAAAAACTTGAAGTGGGTAAAAAAGGATTGATCTCTGCCAAAGCAATAGAATTAAGCACTTACTTTTTCGTTCAACTATACAAGAGACACGATGATAAAGAGAAATTCGGAATTCCTGATGTGGAACTCAGTAAATTGTTTGCTATTAGAGAGTTATTATCAAAAAATCTTGATACTCCGCCGGATATCGATATGCTTAGTAAAACGTTTGCGATGTCTCCTACTAAGTTAAGAGCCAACTTTAAAAAAGTCTTTGGCATGCCACCTTATCAATATTTATTAGCGGAAAGGTTGAATGAATCGTATCGCTTACTTGAATCTTCTGATCGTTCACTAACTGATATCGCTTTATCTCTTGGGTTTAATGATCAAAGCCACTTTACTAAAAGCTTTAAAAAGAATTTTGATTGTTTGCCGAGTGCAATCAGAAATTAA
- a CDS encoding PCMD domain-containing protein, which yields MQGSGMANVKTDFGIPFTDKPKSFTTSIQYLPEMYNNDLDKCDIYVLLQVREGSGDQEKRYRLATAWFRSDETMQTFETIDIPFLYGNHSDLKSYMLPSENNEMMPEHGFAPEDDTPTHIIVVYSSSFDGANFKGGVGSELRVKEFELKY from the coding sequence ATTCAAGGGAGCGGAATGGCCAATGTAAAAACAGATTTTGGTATTCCATTTACAGATAAACCCAAAAGTTTTACAACGTCGATACAGTATCTACCAGAGATGTATAATAATGATCTGGACAAGTGTGACATCTATGTTTTGCTACAAGTGAGAGAAGGTAGTGGTGATCAAGAAAAACGCTACAGATTGGCAACGGCATGGTTTAGATCGGATGAAACAATGCAAACTTTTGAGACCATTGATATTCCGTTTTTATATGGTAACCATAGTGATTTAAAGTCGTATATGCTTCCTTCTGAAAACAACGAAATGATGCCTGAACATGGGTTTGCACCAGAAGATGATACTCCAACACATATTATAGTGGTTTATTCTTCAAGTTTTGATGGAGCGAATTTTAAAGGTGGTGTTGGAAGTGAATTAAGAGTAAAAGAATTTGAGTTAAAATATTAA
- a CDS encoding DUF1214 domain-containing protein: MKISNHYKIIGFLAFLCALIFAYKTPQKEVINELTISNDNQEEAIKLAKWAMPMVSFFSQKEANKRDMGALSNQILYWSKPFDHNNKILTPNDVVLYISTSIETFNGPMVLEIPKEEENIGLFGSILDPFMVPLEDIGGANGIDKGIGAKLLITPPNYDKAISSEYKQIHSEHFNTVAGIRITPKSFDEKDLKDAIDFIHKMKLYPLGSHQETIFVDGGNKPYDPTPKYDETFFQWVDHYIQTENHKTIDSTFIQKMEVVGIKKDKEFFPDDSHKNIAVKVKNELQEGFRNIGNQFFPNSNWTTPVDPVEPATQFTYVDENGNYHWETRAQTFHWAIWAPKHLGKETFYLVGQKDDKNDVLSSQQTYSLTVPANVPARQFWSVNVYELETGGTFFSDVEKVAISSLNEDLLENEDGSVTLTFGPNCPEGYPLSNHVPTVGNGTWFTLFRWYAPSPELFSKDSDRWTLGDFKKL; the protein is encoded by the coding sequence ATGAAAATTTCAAACCATTACAAAATCATAGGCTTCTTAGCCTTCTTATGTGCATTAATCTTTGCTTATAAAACTCCTCAAAAGGAAGTGATTAATGAGTTGACAATATCAAATGATAATCAAGAGGAAGCTATAAAATTAGCAAAATGGGCCATGCCAATGGTTTCCTTCTTTTCACAAAAAGAAGCGAATAAACGAGATATGGGAGCCCTTTCAAATCAGATTTTATATTGGTCGAAACCTTTTGATCATAATAATAAAATTCTAACCCCAAATGATGTTGTATTATATATTTCTACTTCAATAGAAACATTTAATGGACCCATGGTATTAGAAATACCAAAGGAAGAAGAAAATATAGGTTTATTTGGTTCCATCCTAGATCCATTTATGGTTCCTTTAGAAGATATTGGAGGTGCAAATGGTATTGATAAAGGTATAGGGGCTAAGTTATTGATCACTCCTCCAAATTATGATAAGGCAATCTCATCAGAATACAAACAAATACACAGTGAGCATTTTAATACTGTTGCAGGCATTAGAATCACTCCAAAATCATTTGATGAAAAAGATTTGAAAGATGCTATCGATTTTATTCATAAAATGAAATTGTATCCTTTGGGTTCTCATCAAGAAACAATTTTTGTTGATGGAGGAAACAAACCCTATGATCCCACTCCAAAATATGATGAAACTTTCTTCCAATGGGTAGATCATTATATCCAAACGGAAAATCATAAGACAATAGATTCTACTTTTATTCAGAAAATGGAAGTAGTAGGAATCAAGAAAGACAAGGAGTTTTTTCCAGATGATTCTCATAAAAATATAGCCGTTAAAGTCAAAAATGAACTTCAGGAAGGTTTTAGGAATATAGGGAATCAATTTTTTCCTAACTCAAATTGGACCACACCTGTAGACCCAGTTGAGCCAGCAACACAATTTACATATGTAGATGAAAATGGAAATTATCATTGGGAAACAAGGGCTCAGACTTTCCATTGGGCTATTTGGGCACCTAAACATTTAGGTAAAGAAACTTTCTACTTGGTAGGTCAAAAAGATGATAAAAATGATGTGTTGTCAAGCCAACAAACTTATAGCTTAACAGTTCCTGCCAATGTACCTGCAAGACAATTCTGGTCGGTAAATGTATATGAATTAGAAACAGGAGGAACATTCTTTAGTGATGTTGAAAAGGTAGCTATTTCATCCTTAAACGAAGATTTATTAGAAAATGAAGACGGATCGGTAACCTTAACTTTTGGTCCCAATTGTCCAGAAGGATACCCCTTATCAAACCATGTCCCAACTGTAGGAAATGGTACTTGGTTCACATTATTTAGATGGTATGCTCCATCACCAGAACTTTTCTCAAAAGATTCCGATAGATGGACTTTAGGTGACTTTAAAAAATTATAA
- a CDS encoding DUF2490 domain-containing protein: MKSIHFKISLLIICYLFINKVNGQDISTQDNLTQQIWTSYKMTSKVKENTSIAAEFGFRTISPKAWNRYYVNPSVSFSLPKIMFKKLQYKESLFGGMSVFFTDNNEVANRLELRPYQGYALDWPNWPRLRLRHSLKFEERFELNTSNWKNDFGFRFRYLLELNLQLQGDVFQEAKGIYFPISAEFFWNLVGTKQFNDVVRTNVGIGSVLSKNWRGEIKVGYNYSRDTIVEDFKTNDIIYQARLFFTIP, translated from the coding sequence ATGAAATCTATCCATTTTAAAATTTCTCTGCTGATCATCTGTTATTTATTTATCAATAAAGTAAACGGACAAGATATTTCCACTCAAGACAATCTGACACAACAGATTTGGACAAGTTATAAAATGACTTCTAAGGTAAAAGAAAATACTTCTATAGCTGCTGAGTTTGGCTTTAGAACCATCTCTCCAAAAGCTTGGAATAGGTATTATGTAAACCCAAGTGTTAGTTTTTCATTACCCAAAATTATGTTTAAAAAACTGCAATATAAAGAGTCTTTATTTGGGGGAATGTCAGTGTTTTTTACAGATAATAATGAAGTTGCCAACCGATTAGAGTTAAGACCCTATCAGGGATATGCCTTAGATTGGCCCAATTGGCCACGATTAAGATTAAGACATTCTCTAAAATTTGAAGAAAGATTCGAACTGAATACCAGTAATTGGAAAAACGATTTTGGCTTTCGTTTTCGATATTTATTGGAACTGAATTTACAACTTCAAGGAGATGTCTTCCAGGAGGCAAAAGGGATTTATTTTCCCATTTCAGCAGAATTCTTTTGGAATTTGGTGGGGACGAAACAATTTAATGATGTGGTGAGGACTAATGTTGGAATTGGATCTGTATTGTCTAAAAATTGGAGAGGAGAAATTAAAGTAGGATATAATTATTCACGAGATACAATTGTAGAAGATTTTAAGACAAACGATATCATTTATCAAGCTAGATTATTTTTTACCATTCCATAA
- a CDS encoding DUF1214 domain-containing protein, whose amino-acid sequence MKTMKTMKNNPIVKVYARIKKYSVIMFTLVIISIIFGNAVKAQDNVPAHRVQEYIHWYPAIKQIEMRDTWAENHKPGEWQITGMVTAKDKTVITPQADVNYAYSWFNISEEPVVINMPEYHLYYSVSIFDMNHFSQVVIAPKKAVVIRLPHQKSPIEDAHEIVLATNQGLAFARQVVVNNEAEVIELSKNITIDGKQGDKPFIVPEFTDEVKDAGDKIIQEYAMKVQNARKLFGSTYDGVGDLDRAAGVFLGQLGTEAYVVDYAQYVKDQNGEILNGQDSYEIVVPMTSLMKNDTGYWSLTLYNMEDRYLIENPQNKYVVSSYNAVADEDGIIRLRINPTGEGVNGIPTNGNTFYGVFRVYEPEMGVEFPEINKVENKSK is encoded by the coding sequence ATGAAAACAATGAAAACAATGAAAAACAATCCGATCGTTAAAGTTTATGCTAGAATAAAAAAATACTCTGTAATTATGTTTACTTTAGTAATTATCTCCATCATTTTTGGCAATGCTGTTAAGGCGCAAGATAATGTGCCTGCCCATAGAGTTCAAGAATATATTCATTGGTATCCCGCCATTAAGCAAATAGAAATGAGAGATACTTGGGCGGAGAATCACAAACCAGGGGAATGGCAAATTACCGGTATGGTTACCGCCAAAGATAAAACAGTAATTACTCCTCAAGCGGATGTAAATTATGCTTATTCTTGGTTCAATATTTCAGAAGAACCTGTGGTCATAAATATGCCTGAGTATCATTTATATTATTCAGTAAGTATTTTTGATATGAATCATTTCAGTCAAGTGGTTATTGCTCCTAAAAAGGCAGTTGTGATCCGTTTACCTCATCAAAAAAGTCCTATTGAGGATGCACATGAGATCGTTTTGGCAACCAACCAAGGTTTAGCTTTTGCGAGACAAGTGGTGGTTAATAATGAAGCTGAAGTAATTGAGCTATCTAAAAATATCACTATCGATGGGAAACAAGGTGATAAGCCATTTATTGTCCCAGAATTTACTGATGAGGTAAAAGATGCTGGCGATAAAATTATTCAGGAATATGCCATGAAAGTGCAAAATGCGAGAAAACTTTTTGGTTCAACCTATGATGGTGTTGGCGATTTAGATAGAGCTGCCGGTGTATTTTTAGGCCAATTAGGAACGGAAGCCTATGTGGTTGATTATGCACAATATGTAAAAGACCAAAATGGTGAAATCCTAAATGGTCAAGATAGTTATGAAATTGTAGTGCCTATGACTTCTTTGATGAAGAACGATACAGGTTATTGGTCGTTGACCCTATACAATATGGAGGATAGATATTTGATCGAAAACCCTCAAAATAAATATGTAGTAAGTTCTTACAATGCTGTTGCTGATGAGGACGGTATTATCAGATTAAGAATAAATCCTACGGGTGAGGGCGTGAATGGTATACCTACAAATGGGAATACTTTCTACGGAGTGTTCAGGGTGTATGAGCCAGAAATGGGCGTTGAATTCCCTGAAATCAATAAGGTAGAAAATAAAAGTAAATAA
- a CDS encoding aldehyde dehydrogenase family protein translates to MTAQEAFDNLDPQGWAQQPAHVRLHLLEDVRDRMRLFAKDLAREDGIMKNGLIGEDLYTEGMNLIATVVPVANTLTACIHLYENIIKGHMPSPEKITKINDQIYDIEVKPLDAKDRLMAASQKMHLRVKGEPKQVNPMDKPAGIIAVSGAGNYSSSLEMVKAMFLENKAVIHKPHQLNAKTDEVWEKIFEPLIEAKAIAFIDHTEGRAMTTLEGLDKIYFTGSTAVAKAIDAASSTPLVSECGGNNPCIIVPGDQPWSKKEIEHQAIQIATISKLNGGAVCGRIQTLVTSKNWSQREEFLDALEKAIEEQTPAAGTYYPGSDKVLEKFMSFYPEAKVIKPEGGKYKSGDFVVIRDIEQDSFAVKNEAFCQIIDEVALDVPSNAEEFLPHAVEFCNTKLLGTLGSCILIDEKTKKHHKTALDLAVTDMKYGAVTVNTMPPLVFLSPYLTWGGNEEGKEFVSGIGNFGNAYCFENIEKSILEDQFVSMGHMMNTSKKAFEHLGTNMADFAMRPSWGKLTKMLGTTVVDNLKGKDF, encoded by the coding sequence ATGACCGCACAAGAAGCTTTTGACAATCTAGATCCTCAGGGTTGGGCACAACAACCCGCACATGTAAGACTTCATCTTTTAGAAGACGTAAGAGACCGAATGCGTTTGTTCGCAAAAGATCTTGCTCGAGAAGATGGAATAATGAAAAACGGACTGATCGGGGAAGATTTATACACAGAAGGTATGAACCTTATTGCGACTGTTGTCCCCGTGGCAAATACGCTTACGGCCTGTATTCATTTGTACGAGAACATCATAAAAGGACACATGCCGTCACCCGAAAAAATCACAAAAATCAATGATCAAATTTATGATATTGAAGTCAAGCCTTTGGATGCGAAAGATAGATTGATGGCGGCGAGTCAGAAAATGCATTTAAGAGTGAAAGGAGAGCCCAAACAAGTGAATCCAATGGATAAACCTGCAGGAATTATAGCGGTATCGGGTGCAGGAAATTACAGTAGTTCCTTGGAAATGGTGAAAGCAATGTTTTTAGAAAATAAAGCGGTAATCCATAAACCACATCAACTGAATGCAAAAACTGACGAGGTTTGGGAAAAGATATTTGAACCATTGATAGAAGCGAAAGCGATCGCGTTTATTGATCATACCGAGGGCAGGGCAATGACTACTCTCGAAGGGTTGGATAAAATATACTTTACTGGGTCAACAGCTGTAGCAAAAGCAATTGATGCGGCATCAAGCACTCCTCTTGTATCCGAGTGTGGAGGTAACAACCCTTGTATTATTGTACCGGGTGATCAACCATGGTCAAAGAAAGAAATTGAGCATCAGGCCATTCAGATTGCCACTATTTCTAAACTAAATGGAGGGGCAGTATGTGGAAGAATTCAAACCTTAGTGACATCTAAAAATTGGTCGCAAAGAGAAGAGTTTTTGGATGCACTCGAAAAGGCAATTGAAGAACAAACTCCAGCAGCAGGAACCTATTATCCTGGATCAGATAAAGTATTAGAGAAATTTATGTCGTTTTATCCAGAAGCTAAAGTGATTAAGCCAGAAGGAGGAAAATATAAAAGCGGAGATTTTGTGGTGATCAGAGATATAGAGCAAGATAGTTTTGCTGTTAAGAACGAAGCCTTTTGTCAGATTATTGATGAAGTGGCTTTGGATGTTCCATCAAATGCTGAAGAGTTTTTACCTCATGCTGTAGAATTTTGTAATACTAAATTATTAGGCACTTTGGGTAGCTGCATATTAATTGATGAAAAAACGAAGAAACATCATAAAACAGCTCTAGATTTAGCAGTGACGGATATGAAATACGGTGCAGTAACTGTCAATACAATGCCGCCATTAGTTTTCTTGAGCCCTTATTTAACTTGGGGTGGTAACGAAGAAGGAAAAGAGTTTGTTTCGGGTATCGGTAACTTTGGAAATGCTTATTGTTTCGAAAACATTGAAAAATCTATTTTAGAAGATCAGTTTGTTTCCATGGGACATATGATGAACACCAGTAAAAAAGCCTTTGAGCATTTAGGTACTAACATGGCTGATTTTGCCATGCGTCCTTCATGGGGAAAACTAACGAAGATGTTGGGAACAACTGTGGTGGATAATTTGAAGGGGAAGGATTTTTAA
- a CDS encoding HdeD family acid-resistance protein — protein MIEKIKSSVKYWFLLIIAGIVFISGGILTFTFPLESYLTIAAVFSYLFLIEGLSEVIFSIVNRKKIKGWGWTLAYGVLSIAFGIFLIINPTLSASAMPLYLGFLFLAKSIVGIVVGVAFKKETGFGNHLIGIGALGGILSLMLLYNPLFAGFTILFMVGILLITSGIYSIIYGIEFRSLNKKIKQSEKVKEEKNDTDSAANNQSNETEKECEPTTDIKEEVVNDKELS, from the coding sequence ATGATCGAGAAAATTAAATCATCCGTAAAGTATTGGTTTTTACTTATTATAGCAGGAATAGTTTTTATATCAGGAGGTATTTTAACCTTTACATTTCCTTTAGAAAGTTATCTTACTATAGCTGCAGTATTTTCTTATTTATTTTTAATTGAAGGACTTTCCGAAGTAATATTTTCAATAGTAAATAGAAAAAAAATTAAAGGTTGGGGATGGACGCTAGCATATGGGGTATTATCAATTGCTTTTGGTATATTTTTGATAATCAACCCAACATTATCAGCTTCAGCTATGCCTTTATATTTAGGTTTTTTATTCTTAGCGAAATCAATCGTAGGAATAGTGGTTGGTGTTGCATTTAAAAAAGAGACAGGCTTTGGTAATCATTTAATTGGTATAGGAGCACTTGGTGGAATACTGTCTTTAATGTTACTGTATAACCCATTATTTGCTGGTTTTACTATCCTATTTATGGTGGGGATTCTATTAATAACCTCTGGTATATATAGTATTATATATGGAATAGAATTTAGATCATTAAATAAAAAAATCAAACAATCAGAAAAAGTAAAAGAAGAAAAAAATGATACTGATAGTGCTGCTAATAATCAGTCAAATGAGACAGAAAAAGAGTGTGAACCCACTACTGATATCAAGGAAGAAGTAGTAAATGATAAAGAACTTTCTTAA
- a CDS encoding SDR family NAD(P)-dependent oxidoreductase, with protein sequence MPNKNVIFCDPKLLEKDLSGKTYVVTGANSGVGFETTQQLVKQGAHVVMACRRVDAGKEVAQGFSIYKGSYEIMRCDLADLQSVRDFVEEFLSKHKKLDGLACNAGMVNMENTPKYTKDGFEITMAASFYGHFLLTELLLETLKNTTNSRMLILSSVAHAGSKKKRYQLHFEDLEWKTRKYNNFDAYSEAKVASILYAKELADRLKDTSVTTYSVHPGWARSNFGGGGNPFVKVMMTLAKPIFTMLNFSDSSWESAQTSLHCLLSEDAPKHSGKYFSQHSVLYNDKECKKGGWPMQTPNPHADDMNDAHKIVNVTRGLVGLN encoded by the coding sequence ATGCCTAATAAAAACGTTATCTTTTGCGACCCTAAACTTTTAGAAAAAGACTTAAGTGGAAAGACTTATGTCGTAACCGGAGCGAATTCTGGAGTAGGATTCGAAACCACTCAACAATTGGTAAAACAAGGTGCACATGTTGTGATGGCATGTCGTAGAGTGGATGCTGGTAAAGAAGTAGCACAAGGTTTTTCTATTTATAAAGGAAGTTACGAGATCATGAGGTGCGATTTAGCTGATCTACAATCTGTAAGAGATTTTGTAGAAGAATTTCTATCTAAACATAAAAAGTTAGATGGATTGGCTTGTAATGCCGGTATGGTAAACATGGAAAACACTCCCAAGTATACCAAAGATGGTTTCGAAATAACCATGGCAGCAAGCTTTTACGGACATTTCCTGTTAACCGAATTACTATTAGAAACCCTAAAAAACACAACAAACTCTCGAATGCTTATTTTGTCTTCAGTGGCGCATGCCGGTAGTAAGAAAAAGAGATACCAACTTCATTTCGAAGATTTAGAATGGAAGACAAGAAAGTATAACAATTTTGATGCATATAGTGAAGCTAAAGTGGCTTCCATACTATATGCAAAAGAATTGGCTGATCGATTAAAAGACACAAGTGTGACTACTTACTCCGTTCACCCAGGTTGGGCAAGATCGAATTTTGGTGGAGGCGGAAACCCCTTTGTTAAAGTGATGATGACCCTAGCAAAACCTATTTTTACTATGCTAAACTTTAGCGATAGTAGTTGGGAATCAGCACAAACCTCCTTACATTGTCTATTATCCGAAGATGCCCCAAAACACTCTGGTAAATATTTTAGTCAGCATAGCGTTTTGTACAACGACAAAGAATGTAAAAAGGGAGGTTGGCCAATGCAAACGCCTAACCCTCATGCAGACGATATGAATGATGCCCACAAGATTGTAAATGTAACCAGAGGATTAGTAGGTTTAAATTAA
- a CDS encoding helix-turn-helix domain-containing protein: MSDILRIKSIAQFHEILGLPSPNHPLISLIQDSDVKNLEFDDDLFDIRFSSSMYTIMFKDKISGSLGYGRNSYDYQEGTLIFANPNQVFTTPKKEDLKGKEGWTLLFHPDLLLKSNMYNQMESYTFFDYEVNEALHLSKREEDYITNIIDQIRSEYSQNIDKHSQNLILSNLELFLNYCMRFYDRQFYTRTNLNTDLVGDFRSKLKAYFKSEQIVKKGLPSSNYFGKMLNMSPNYLSDLLKKETGIGIKEHIDAYVVKKAKNILLSSNQTVGEIAFTLGFEYPQSFTRMFKKKTGYSPNEYRAMN; this comes from the coding sequence ATGTCTGATATTCTAAGAATTAAAAGTATTGCTCAGTTCCATGAAATATTGGGTTTACCCTCTCCAAATCACCCTTTAATATCTCTAATTCAAGACTCCGATGTCAAGAATCTCGAATTTGATGATGACTTATTTGATATAAGGTTTTCCTCATCCATGTATACCATCATGTTTAAAGACAAGATAAGTGGTTCGTTAGGGTATGGTCGAAATTCTTACGATTATCAAGAAGGAACTTTAATTTTTGCTAATCCCAATCAGGTATTTACTACACCGAAAAAAGAAGATCTAAAAGGAAAGGAAGGGTGGACTTTATTATTTCATCCTGACTTACTGCTTAAATCCAATATGTATAATCAGATGGAGAGTTATACTTTTTTCGACTATGAAGTAAATGAGGCTTTACATTTATCAAAAAGAGAAGAGGATTATATCACAAATATTATTGATCAGATACGTTCAGAATATTCACAGAATATAGACAAACACAGTCAGAATCTTATACTCTCCAATTTGGAGTTGTTTCTGAACTACTGCATGCGTTTTTATGATCGTCAGTTTTATACCCGTACTAATTTAAATACAGATTTAGTAGGTGATTTCCGTTCGAAACTGAAGGCCTATTTTAAGTCAGAACAAATCGTAAAAAAGGGCTTGCCTTCTTCTAACTATTTTGGAAAAATGCTGAACATGTCGCCCAACTATTTAAGTGATTTATTGAAGAAAGAAACAGGTATCGGTATAAAAGAACATATTGATGCTTATGTAGTGAAAAAGGCAAAAAACATACTCCTAAGTTCTAATCAAACAGTAGGGGAAATTGCTTTTACTTTAGGCTTTGAATACCCTCAGAGTTTTACCCGTATGTTTAAGAAAAAAACAGGGTATAGCCCAAATGAGTATCGAGCTATGAATTGA
- a CDS encoding neuromedin U: MKKSILLLSIIYFVSSQLIKAQKDELAAKLQNPLANIIALPVQHNFGVGSPVYEGTVYSMSLQPIIANEHKHFNLIHRGVFAVSHLPATAESESITGVSDLNYSFFLSPKKTGKLAWGVGPSIDMPTASNDLLGTGKWGAGAAVVMVYQTPKWTFDMVVRQTFSFGGDANRDDVHNFVCQALTAYGIGNGWVVNTFPTITANWNADKGQKWTVPLGGGFNKLVFVGGKVPVNIGAQYYHNVVRPDNAPKGEFRIVTTIVLRK; the protein is encoded by the coding sequence ATGAAAAAATCTATTTTACTACTTTCGATCATTTACTTTGTAAGCAGCCAATTAATAAAAGCTCAGAAAGATGAGTTAGCAGCCAAATTACAAAACCCATTAGCGAATATCATTGCATTACCTGTACAGCATAATTTTGGAGTGGGTTCTCCCGTTTATGAAGGTACGGTATATTCAATGTCATTACAACCCATTATCGCTAACGAACATAAACATTTTAACCTTATTCATAGAGGGGTATTTGCTGTTTCTCATTTGCCTGCTACTGCAGAAAGTGAAAGTATTACAGGCGTTTCCGATCTAAATTATTCATTCTTCCTATCACCAAAGAAAACTGGAAAATTAGCCTGGGGTGTTGGTCCATCAATCGATATGCCTACAGCATCAAATGACTTGCTAGGAACAGGAAAATGGGGAGCAGGAGCTGCTGTTGTTATGGTTTATCAAACACCAAAATGGACTTTTGATATGGTGGTAAGACAAACGTTTTCATTTGGAGGAGATGCAAATAGAGATGATGTACATAATTTCGTTTGTCAGGCTCTTACAGCCTATGGTATTGGAAACGGTTGGGTAGTGAATACTTTCCCTACGATAACTGCGAATTGGAATGCAGATAAAGGTCAAAAATGGACAGTTCCTCTCGGGGGAGGTTTTAATAAGTTAGTGTTTGTTGGAGGTAAAGTCCCCGTAAATATTGGAGCACAATATTATCATAATGTGGTTAGACCAGATAATGCTCCAAAAGGGGAGTTTAGGATTGTAACGACGATTGTTTTGAGGAAATAA